The region GGCCTGCTCTGGCGGACCCCCTGGTTCGGGGCGGCCCGCCTGCTGCTCTTCGTCGCTGCGGATGCCGTCCCGGCGGACCTGTCCCGGGCGGCCTGGCGTAGCATCAACCTGGCGGACGCCGGCTGCGACCTGATCCGGGACGAGAGCGGCCTGCGGCTGGCGCTGGATGCCACCGGCAGCCGCGCGCCCCGCCCGCCGGTCGTCACGGACGGGGCAATTGCGGAGCAGGTGGCGCTGCGCTGGCGGGAATATGGGGTGTGAGTCCCCAACCGCTCTAAACGTTGAAGGCGATCTCTCGCAAAGCTCACAAAGGCACAAAGAGAAGGCAAGGCTCTCTGCCGTAACGTAACTGCCTTGTTTTGCGATGTTCTCTGGGCCTTCGTGAGCTTTAACGAACAGCGGTGAGCGGGTGAGAGAATCGTTCTGATTAAATTTTTGAAAGGTTCCCTGGAATGATAGCTATGGCAACGGAAACACGACTCATGCGCAAGATCACCGTATTCCTGGAGATGATCAAGTTCTCCCATACAGTCTTTGCGCTCCCCTTTGCCCTGACCGGGGCGCTTCTGGCGGCCAACGGCCTTCCCACCGGCCGTCAGGTCCTCTGGATCATCCTGGCCATGGCCGGTGCCCGCACGGCGGCCATGGGGCTGAACCGCCTGATCGACGCCGAGATCGACGCCAAGAACCCCCGTACCGCCAATCGCGCCATCCCGGCCGGCCTGATCGGCAAGGGGGCAACCCTGGTATTCATCGTTGCGGCCACGCTGGTTTTGCTCTTTGCCGCCATGATGCTCAACCCGCTCTGCCTGAAGCTGGCCCCGGTGGCCATCTTCTTCCTGGTGCTCTACTCCTTTTGCAAGCGCTTTACCGCCCTGGCCCACGTGGTGCTGGGGATTTGCCTGGCAGCGGCCCCCATGGGGGCCTGGATCGCCATTCGCGGCAGCATCGACACCCCCGCCCTGATCCTGGGGGGCATCGTCCTCTTCTGGGTGGCCGGCTTCGACATCCTCTACGCCCTCCAGGACCTGGAGTTCGACCGCGCCGCCGGGCTGCACTCCATCCCGGTCATGCTCGGGGTCGGGGGATCGCTCTGGGCGGCGCGCCTGTTCCACCTGGTGATGCTGGGACTGCTCCTGCTGCTGTTCGTCACCATGCACCTGGGGGTGCTGTTTTTGGCCGGCATCCTGGTGGCCAGCGCCATGCTGCTGTACGAACACCTGCTGCTCAAGGACGGCAACCTGGACAAGCTGGATGCGGCCTTTTTCAACATGAACGGCTATATCAGCATCGCCATCCTGGCCTTCACGGCAGCAGAGCTGCTGGTGAAGTGGCCATGACCACGCAAAAAAGGGTATTCGTCGCCCTGACCGGGGCATCGGGGGCGATCTACGGCATCCGCCTGATGGAGGAACTCCTCAAGCGGGGCTTTCTGCTCACCGTGGCGGCCAGCGAGAGCGGGCAACTGGTCTGTCGCGAGGAGACCGGCCTGGATCTGGGGGGCGCTCCCTCCGCCGCCACGGCGCGGCTCTGCGCCCATCTCGGCGTGAAACTGGGGGTGGAGGTGGTGGCGGCCGACGACCTCCTGGCCTGCGCTGCCAGCGGTTCCGCCGCGCCGGCGGCAATGGCCGTGGCGCCGTGCAGCATGGGCACCCTGGCGCGCATCGCCCACGGCACCTCCGGCAACCTGATCGAGCGGGCGGCGGATGTGATGCTCAAGGAGCGCCGCCCCCTGCTGCTGGTCCCGCGGGAGACGCCGCTCTCGGAGATCCATCTGGAAAACATGCTCAAGCTTG is a window of Geobacter sp. FeAm09 DNA encoding:
- a CDS encoding 4-hydroxybenzoate octaprenyltransferase — encoded protein: MATETRLMRKITVFLEMIKFSHTVFALPFALTGALLAANGLPTGRQVLWIILAMAGARTAAMGLNRLIDAEIDAKNPRTANRAIPAGLIGKGATLVFIVAATLVLLFAAMMLNPLCLKLAPVAIFFLVLYSFCKRFTALAHVVLGICLAAAPMGAWIAIRGSIDTPALILGGIVLFWVAGFDILYALQDLEFDRAAGLHSIPVMLGVGGSLWAARLFHLVMLGLLLLLFVTMHLGVLFLAGILVASAMLLYEHLLLKDGNLDKLDAAFFNMNGYISIAILAFTAAELLVKWP
- a CDS encoding UbiX family flavin prenyltransferase, with the translated sequence MTTQKRVFVALTGASGAIYGIRLMEELLKRGFLLTVAASESGQLVCREETGLDLGGAPSAATARLCAHLGVKLGVEVVAADDLLACAASGSAAPAAMAVAPCSMGTLARIAHGTSGNLIERAADVMLKERRPLLLVPRETPLSEIHLENMLKLARAGVRIIPAMPAFYHRPATIDDLVNFVVGKVLDQLDIPNDLFKRWGDR